TATATTCAAAATAATATCTCATATATCAAAGATCCAACTTTTATATATCAAACACCATATAAAGAGATGAAAGATGAATATATAAATAATAAAATTAAAAAATTTATGATAGAAAAATTTGATGAAAAGTATGTAAAATCGCAAGATATTAAATATTTTAAGCAATATTTGAATTTTGATGATTTAAAAAATGAAGCAAAAAATATAGAAATTTCATCTTCAAATAATAATCTTGGAATTAACAATGAGTATTATTTAAAATATGTTGAACCACAAATTGCAAAAAATAGCTTCCCATTTGAAATAGTAATCCCTCCATCTTTGGAAAAAAATGAAGAGTATCAAGATTTTTTAGATTTACTAGATTTTTTAGATAGCTACAAAATTAAACCACTTTTTATAATGCAAGATTTACACCCTTATGTATTTAGTAAAAATAGAGAAAATGCAAACTTACTTATGGAAACAATAAAATCAAAAGTTTTGGAACATAACTTTGAATATATGGATATGTGGACATATAAAAAAGAGGATTATGAGATTGGAACATTAACAGATATTGTTCATTTTGGTGAGTTAGGTTGGGTTAAAGCCAATCAAAAAATAGTTGATTATTTTGTTAAATAAGGAAATCTTTTGAGATATTTTTTTAAATTCTTTTTTATATATCTGCTTTTGATAGTTGGTCTTTTGTATATTTTAGCTGATGAAAATATAAATGATTTAAGTGGGAATGATGTTGATTCTACTGTTGAATTTGTATATGAGGAGTTTTAATGTATGATTTTTTTCCTTTTTCAGGAGTTGGATTTTTTATAATAAGCTTTTCATTTATTCTTTTCTTACATATATTTAAAAATATTTTAAGTAAATTTATCTCATATAAAATGGTTATTTTTATAGCTGTTGTTGTTTATATATCTTTTGCTATTCCTGACTCTTATCTGATCTTTTTACTTCTTATTTATACTTATGTTATTTACTATATTTTTGTAAAAAACGGTTACAAAGAGACACTTTTTGCAATGATTGTTATAGCCTTTCCTATGATGTTACATAAAATTGATTTAGATAATCCAATGTTTAAAATTATAGGTATTTCATATATTACATTTAGAACTATTCAAGCAATAGTTGATAGTCATAACTATGGAAAACTATCATTTTTTGAGTTTACATCATTTTTACTATTTCCTACAACTCTACTAGCAGGTCCAATAGATAGATCATACAGATTTCAAGAGGATTTACAAAAAGGTTATGAAAATTTAACTTTAGCAAATATATTAAAAGGTTGGGAAATTTTAGTTGTTGGAGTTTTATTTAAATTTGTTTTTGCAAAGCTTGTTACTATGTATTGGCTTGGAAAAATAGATGAAAATAGTATCTTGTTTTTTGATATGGCAAATAGTGCATATGCATACACAACTTATCTTTTTTTTGATTTTGCTGGGTATAGTGCAATGGCTGTTGGATTAAGTATAATGATGGGTATTTTTGTTCCAATGAACTTTAATCATCCATATCTTGCACCAAATCCACAAGATTTCTGGAGAAGATTTCATATAACTTTAGGGAGTTGGCTAACTGATTACTTCTTTAAACCATTATATAAATATCTTCATAATTTTGATTTTCTAAAGAAAAGAAAGTTACTTATACAAAATATTGCAATAACATGTACTTTTTTGCTTATGGGAGTTTGGAATGGTTTAAATTGGTACTTTATTTTTAGTGGTTTTTTATTTGGAATCTATTCAAGTATTCATAACTCTTATGTTTTGTATGTTAAAAAGGGTGGATATGACTATTTTTCATTTTTTCCAGATATTATAAGTATAAATTTAAAAAGATTTTTGATGATAAATGCAGCAGTTTTTGCTCTATATTTTTTTAGTGGAAGGGTTCCTTTATGAGATTCGATTTTAAACTTTTAGATTTTGTTGAGTGTGAAAAAGATTTTGACAAATTGGCTGTTTGTGGAAGTGACAAAGATTTAACGTGGAGTGAGTTAAAAAATGAAGTAGATAGTTTTAAGAAAAAACTTCAAAAATATAATCTTCCAAAAGGGCATCCAGTTCTTATTTATGGACATAAGGAAGTAGATTTTATTGTAAGTATTATAAGCTGTATGAGTTTAGGGTTTCCATATATTCCTATTGATACAATTTATCCAAAAGATAGAGTTGATAAAATAGCAAGTATTGTAAAATCTTCTATTAAGATAGATACAATAGAAAATAAAATAGATTTTAATCAAAGCAATATATCTACTTCATATTTATTAAGTGACCCAATAATTTATATTATTTTTACATCAGGAAGTACAGGTGAACCAAAAGGGGTTCAAATTACACAAAACTCTATTTTGGATTTTGAAAAGTGGTTAAATAGTGATTTTGGACTATCAAAAGATAGTGTATTTATGAATCAAGCACTTTTTAGTTTTGATTTATCTGTTTATGAATTAGTTGGTTTTTTATCTTTAGGAGCAACTATTGTTTTAAATAGTAAAGATACTATAGAAAATCATCTTCTATATTTTGAAAGATTGAAAAAATACTCTTGCGATGTTTGGGTTTCAACGCCATCATTCATTAGTAAGCTTTTACTTTCATCTGAGTTTGAAGAAAAAAATATAAAAAGTTTAAAAACTTTTCTTTTTTGTGGAGAGGTTTTACCTTCAAACACTGTAAAAAGAATAAAAAATAGTTTTCCATCTTCTATTGTTTTAAATACATATGGACCAACAGAAGCTACAGTTGCTACAACTTTGATAGAAATCACCTCTGATATTTTAGAAAAATATTCAAAAAATTTACCAATTGGTTATGTAAAAGAGAATTCAAAGATAAATTTATTAGATATTGATGAGCAAAATATTGGTGAACTTGAGATTGTTGGAGACAATGTATCTATTGGATATTTTAAAAATGAAGAGTTAAATAAGCAAAAATTTGAGAAAAAATATGAAAAAAGAAGTTTCAGAACAGGAGATTTCGGTTATTTTGAAGATAATTTACTATTTTTTGCAAATAGAAAAGATGAACTTATAAAACTTCATGGATTTAGAATAGAACTAGGTGAGATAGATAAAGAGCTTCTTATTGATAAAATGGTAAGTGAATCTATAACAATTCCACTAAAAAGGGGAAATGATGTTGCAAAGATTATCTCTTTTGTTATAGGTTCTAAATCTTTAGATATTGAAGTTTTAAAGCATAATATCTCAAAAAATCTTCCATACTATATGATTCCATCAGATATTGTTGTGTTAGATAAATTTCCATACAATTCAAACCATAAAATTGATAAAAATGAGTTGATAAATATTTATAAAAGTATATAAAACAAAGAGTTTTATCTCTTTGTTTATATAAATTTACAGTTCTTTATTATAGCAGTTTGCATAACATTGGCTACAATCTTTGATCCCCATAATTTTTACATATTCATCATATACACAAGATATTGATCTTTTAGCACAAATAAATGGAATATTTCTTTTTTTAGCTTCATTTTTATATTTTAGCATTGTATTGTGGTTTAAAAAAGATGTTAGCATAACTATACAATCTGTATCTTGTGGCACTTTTTTCTTAGGTGCTGAAGATTTCTTTCTTGCATCCCAGTGATTTATAGTTTTTGCTCCAATTTGTGTTAGCATAGAAGATATTTGAGATATTTGGTCTCCGCCAATTATTAAAATACTCATTATTTCCCTTTATATTGATAATTAATATCAAAATATTAGTGGAATAAAACTTTGATTTTTATTAAAATATGATAATTGATATCAAAAAGAAAAAGATTTTTTAAAAGAGATGTAAAAAACAACTAGGCTACGCTAGTTGTTATATTTTACACGTTGAATTTTTTTAGTTCTTTAATTATTAGAGCAATCTCTTTTGAGTACTCTTTTGCTTGTTTGCTATTAAATTTATAACCAGCATTGTAGCTTCCCCAAACTTTTGTCCAATCATTTCTATGGATTTTTTGCCAAAAAGTAAGTTCTTCTATCGCATTTTTTGTAGCAAACTGAAAATCTGAAACCAATTTTGATGCAAAAACATTTCTATTCCAAGTAGTATCTTTTATATTTTGTCTACTTAAAACAGTTTTAATATTTGCTTGATAAAGACCAAAATCTTTTGTGTCAAGATTTACCATATACTCACCAAGTTTTGATTCTTTGATTGCTATTGCCATCAAAGTATAACTAAGTCCAGTATCTTGCCCATGTTTTTTTATCTCTTTTAGTGTCTCTAGTTGCTCGGGCGTTAAGTTTTTTATATCTACATTAGATGCAAAAACATTAGAAATAAATAGTAAAATCAGTAATAAAGATTTAAATTTCAATGTTTTCTCCTTTATAAAATTTTTTTAATAGGTATAAATAGTATTTTAAAATTGTGTAATAATTGTAAAATGAGATTAATTTAATCCAATATCTATATATTTTCTAACTTTTAAAATTTCATCTTTATCAAATTTTGCTTCTAAAATTGTTTTATTATCATCTTTTATAATATTTCCAAATGGCGATATTATAGCACTTCCTTTTGCCATATTATCGTTTGCACTATTACTTGCAATTACAAAACTTTGATTAACTAAAGCTAAAGCTTTACTAATAGTTTCATAATGTTCTTTTCTTTTTATTCCCCACATAGCAGGATTTAAAATAATATCAGCACCTTTTATCTGTTCCCAAAGAGTAGGAAATCTAAGCTCAAAACATATTAAAGTTGCTATTTTTAGACCATTTATATCTATAATTTTTATGTTACTATCTTTTGATGGAGTAAAATATTTATCCTCATCTCCTAGAGGAAAAAGTTTTATCTTATCTTGAGTATGGACAATATTTTTATTAAAAAAGATAAATAACTTAACTTTCGCACGTTAAGTTGATTAAAATTGTAGCTAAATCTCCCTAAAATATTACTGCTATAGGTAATAATATTATCCTTGTTGACATAAAAATAATTTAGTTGTTTTTCTATGATATTTTTCTATTTTGAACTCTCAATAAATCCCTTAAATAGGTATTTTAGCTATAATATCTATTATATTAAAGGGTAAGAATGCAGATAGAATCTAAGATAATAAGCATCATAAACGACAAACTAAAGAATCCAATTTATGAAACATTGCGACTATTAAATATGAAAACGATTTTAACAAAGAGCAATTTTTCTAAAAAAGAGGGAGTTGCTGTTCATATGGTTGTATTACACTTTGTATATATGCTAGTTATGAATAAAAAAATATCAACTTTTATGGATCAGAGTAATGATAGCTTTAAAAAAGATGTCTATTACAGACTACTTGCTAATGCTCACTACAACTGGAGAAAACTATTATCACTTAGTTCTTTAAAGATTTTATCACTGCTTCATAAAGTACAAGATGCAAAGCTAGTAAGAGTTCTTATACTTGATGATACTGTTGAAGATAAAGTTGGTAAAAATATAGAGGGAAGTTGTGATAACCTTTGGAGCAATAAAGCAAAGAGAAAAATCAGAGGTGTAAATGTTGTATCACTAAACTATAGTGATGGTTATTCAAATTTTATGTTGGACTTTGCAATTGCTATGAATAATTATGCAAGGGTAAAGATAGAAGAGTTTACAAATATTATTGATCATCGAACCAATGCACATAAGCGAAGATTGGAAAGCTTAAAAGGGAAATCACAAATTGCTATAGAGATGATTAAAAGAGCAGTAGCTAGTGGTATATATGCAGATTATCTGCTTGTGGATAGTTGGTATTCTAAACCTGTGTTTATAGAAACAATGAATGAGCTAGGATTGCAAGTTATTTCAAGAATGGTAAACAATGATAGAATCTGGAACTTCACAGGGGAGAAAAAAACTCTTGATGGTATCTATAACAAGTTTAAAAAGCTTAAAACTATTAAGATGGGTCAATATGGCAAAAAGATAAAGTTTGAATACTTCGGGGTCATAGTTGAACATAAAAAAGCAGGAAAATTAAAAATTGTTTTTATAAAAACCAAAGAGAATCTCATCCCTATTGTATCTACAAACTTAGACTTGAGTGATGAAGAAATTATCGATATTTACAAACGACGATGGGATATAGAACAAGGGTATAAAGAACTTCGTGAACACTTTGGGTTTGGTAAAGAAGAAAATCGAATTTATGAAGCACTTATTGCTCGCATAACACTCTCATTTTTTACATACAATGTTGTTAGCTATATAAATCGTATCAGTAATGAACCAAAAACTATTGGTGGATTGTTTAAAGATCTAGAATGTGAACTTCACACCTTGGCAATTGCTATGCAAGCATTTTTAGCTATTTTAGATGAGATTGCAAAAATTGAAGAAGTTGTCAATAGAAATGAGGATTTTACAGCAATAATCGATCTATTAAGAGATGTGACTGGAAAACTACTTGGTTTTAGGTGCGAAAGTTAAGTAAATAATCTATTGTAAAATTTATCATCTTCTTTTATAATTGTTGTAATTGCTATAATTTTATTTTCTGAAAGCTCTTTTATCTCATCTATTGCTTTTATTGAAAAAATACTAGCTTCTTCCATCTTATCATATGCAAAACCTACAAGTGCTAATTCAGG
Above is a genomic segment from Aliarcobacter cryaerophilus containing:
- a CDS encoding D-alanyl-lipoteichoic acid biosynthesis protein DltD, whose protein sequence is MNNRLVLNISALFSAFFVVFIILFFTKDRLFEYYFTYLESLKKTVELQSDLESGKIVLFGSSELVFYPSQKFLPQNFFNNDLKIPLRVQGNEGHQSFVILSQLAAFDNKKVRENAKVVVLLSPSWFTGSSDNGLTMAKFLEYMNLGMMNKLYFEGQTQDKYKFLISDYIQNNISYIKDPTFIYQTPYKEMKDEYINNKIKKFMIEKFDEKYVKSQDIKYFKQYLNFDDLKNEAKNIEISSSNNNLGINNEYYLKYVEPQIAKNSFPFEIVIPPSLEKNEEYQDFLDLLDFLDSYKIKPLFIMQDLHPYVFSKNRENANLLMETIKSKVLEHNFEYMDMWTYKKEDYEIGTLTDIVHFGELGWVKANQKIVDYFVK
- a CDS encoding MBOAT family O-acyltransferase — protein: MYDFFPFSGVGFFIISFSFILFLHIFKNILSKFISYKMVIFIAVVVYISFAIPDSYLIFLLLIYTYVIYYIFVKNGYKETLFAMIVIAFPMMLHKIDLDNPMFKIIGISYITFRTIQAIVDSHNYGKLSFFEFTSFLLFPTTLLAGPIDRSYRFQEDLQKGYENLTLANILKGWEILVVGVLFKFVFAKLVTMYWLGKIDENSILFFDMANSAYAYTTYLFFDFAGYSAMAVGLSIMMGIFVPMNFNHPYLAPNPQDFWRRFHITLGSWLTDYFFKPLYKYLHNFDFLKKRKLLIQNIAITCTFLLMGVWNGLNWYFIFSGFLFGIYSSIHNSYVLYVKKGGYDYFSFFPDIISINLKRFLMINAAVFALYFFSGRVPL
- a CDS encoding AMP-binding protein — translated: MRFDFKLLDFVECEKDFDKLAVCGSDKDLTWSELKNEVDSFKKKLQKYNLPKGHPVLIYGHKEVDFIVSIISCMSLGFPYIPIDTIYPKDRVDKIASIVKSSIKIDTIENKIDFNQSNISTSYLLSDPIIYIIFTSGSTGEPKGVQITQNSILDFEKWLNSDFGLSKDSVFMNQALFSFDLSVYELVGFLSLGATIVLNSKDTIENHLLYFERLKKYSCDVWVSTPSFISKLLLSSEFEEKNIKSLKTFLFCGEVLPSNTVKRIKNSFPSSIVLNTYGPTEATVATTLIEITSDILEKYSKNLPIGYVKENSKINLLDIDEQNIGELEIVGDNVSIGYFKNEELNKQKFEKKYEKRSFRTGDFGYFEDNLLFFANRKDELIKLHGFRIELGEIDKELLIDKMVSESITIPLKRGNDVAKIISFVIGSKSLDIEVLKHNISKNLPYYMIPSDIVVLDKFPYNSNHKIDKNELINIYKSI
- a CDS encoding DUF2325 domain-containing protein; this encodes MSILIIGGDQISQISSMLTQIGAKTINHWDARKKSSAPKKKVPQDTDCIVMLTSFLNHNTMLKYKNEAKKRNIPFICAKRSISCVYDEYVKIMGIKDCSQCYANCYNKEL
- a CDS encoding transglycosylase SLT domain-containing protein, which encodes MKFKSLLLILLFISNVFASNVDIKNLTPEQLETLKEIKKHGQDTGLSYTLMAIAIKESKLGEYMVNLDTKDFGLYQANIKTVLSRQNIKDTTWNRNVFASKLVSDFQFATKNAIEELTFWQKIHRNDWTKVWGSYNAGYKFNSKQAKEYSKEIALIIKELKKFNV
- a CDS encoding carbon-nitrogen hydrolase family protein — encoded protein: MFFNKNIVHTQDKIKLFPLGDEDKYFTPSKDSNIKIIDINGLKIATLICFELRFPTLWEQIKGADIILNPAMWGIKRKEHYETISKALALVNQSFVIASNSANDNMAKGSAIISPFGNIIKDDNKTILEAKFDKDEILKVRKYIDIGLN
- a CDS encoding IS4 family transposase, translated to MQIESKIISIINDKLKNPIYETLRLLNMKTILTKSNFSKKEGVAVHMVVLHFVYMLVMNKKISTFMDQSNDSFKKDVYYRLLANAHYNWRKLLSLSSLKILSLLHKVQDAKLVRVLILDDTVEDKVGKNIEGSCDNLWSNKAKRKIRGVNVVSLNYSDGYSNFMLDFAIAMNNYARVKIEEFTNIIDHRTNAHKRRLESLKGKSQIAIEMIKRAVASGIYADYLLVDSWYSKPVFIETMNELGLQVISRMVNNDRIWNFTGEKKTLDGIYNKFKKLKTIKMGQYGKKIKFEYFGVIVEHKKAGKLKIVFIKTKENLIPIVSTNLDLSDEEIIDIYKRRWDIEQGYKELREHFGFGKEENRIYEALIARITLSFFTYNVVSYINRISNEPKTIGGLFKDLECELHTLAIAMQAFLAILDEIAKIEEVVNRNEDFTAIIDLLRDVTGKLLGFRCES